One segment of Ignavibacteriales bacterium DNA contains the following:
- a CDS encoding tetratricopeptide repeat protein yields the protein MTRNSLFFTALIFLSVSIFGIAQDMKPEAGKLYNEGNAFLKSGNFSGAIEKYSAALQIEKDYRIYYQKGVALKKAGNLEESRLAFEECLKLNSGYEGALNALGGVYFSMGNYSAAISNFEKILNSNASSSVKTKVKKNISLAYAKLGNESLSSGDSNKGIEYLKKSVENDNYDAAYLSLAKVYTETGKYDDAITAAQNALKYRSKITKGGPYYYIGISYKGKGDNIKAKENFKLASADPTYKKTADYELSSLK from the coding sequence ATGACGAGAAACAGCTTATTTTTTACTGCTTTGATCTTTTTAAGCGTATCCATCTTTGGAATTGCTCAGGATATGAAACCGGAAGCAGGAAAACTCTACAACGAAGGTAATGCATTTTTAAAGAGTGGTAACTTTTCTGGTGCGATTGAAAAATATAGTGCTGCATTGCAAATTGAAAAAGACTACAGAATTTATTATCAAAAAGGTGTAGCTCTAAAAAAAGCTGGCAATTTGGAAGAATCTAGACTTGCTTTTGAGGAATGTTTAAAACTTAATAGTGGTTATGAAGGTGCACTAAATGCTTTGGGAGGCGTTTATTTTTCTATGGGAAATTATTCTGCTGCCATAAGTAATTTTGAAAAAATCCTGAATTCAAATGCAAGCAGTTCAGTAAAGACGAAAGTAAAAAAGAATATTTCTCTTGCTTATGCAAAGCTTGGTAATGAGTCTTTATCGAGTGGGGATTCTAACAAAGGAATTGAATATCTAAAAAAATCTGTCGAAAACGACAACTATGATGCCGCATATTTATCTCTTGCAAAAGTTTATACTGAAACAGGTAAATACGATGATGCGATTACTGCAGCACAAAATGCTTTAAAGTATCGTTCAAAAATTACCAAAGGTGGACCTTACTATTACATTGGTATTTCATATAAAGGTAAAGGCGATAACATAAAAGCTAAAGAAAATTTTAAATTAGCTTCTGCAGATCCAACGTATAAAAAAACTGCTGATTACGAACTTAGTTCATTAAAATAA
- a CDS encoding RNA polymerase sigma factor, giving the protein MHELNNDFELIKNFTDGDESAFNRLAVKYQEKIYWHARRMTGNHLDADEIVQEVLLVLYSKLKTFEFKSSLYTWIYTITNSRSINYLKKKKLKSFFSLDEISNNKFDQKDVIDDLESKQKVEKIENALQKLPVKQREVFIMRNFDELSYEEISQITNKSVGTLKANYFHALNKIKDLVKYD; this is encoded by the coding sequence ATGCACGAATTAAACAACGATTTTGAACTAATTAAAAACTTTACAGATGGCGATGAATCGGCTTTTAATCGGCTTGCAGTTAAATACCAGGAAAAAATTTACTGGCATGCACGAAGAATGACAGGAAATCATCTTGATGCTGATGAGATTGTACAGGAGGTGCTACTAGTTCTTTATAGTAAATTGAAAACTTTTGAATTTAAATCTTCTTTATATACTTGGATTTACACCATTACAAATTCACGCAGCATAAATTATTTAAAGAAAAAAAAATTAAAAAGTTTTTTTAGTCTTGACGAAATATCGAATAATAAATTTGATCAGAAAGATGTAATTGATGACTTGGAATCAAAGCAAAAGGTTGAAAAAATTGAAAATGCGTTGCAAAAACTTCCTGTTAAACAAAGAGAAGTATTTATTATGAGAAATTTTGATGAGCTTAGCTATGAGGAGATTTCTCAAATTACAAATAAAAGTGTTGGTACTTTAAAAGCAAATTACTTTCACGCTTTAAATAAAATTAAGGATTTGGTGAAGTATGATTAA
- a CDS encoding Spy/CpxP family protein refolding chaperone produces MRNLILGFVVLFAITIFNPQIYSQKRDHQRQNNFKMELKKQLNLTEEQEKKIESLRLSFEEKVIKFKSALELKELEMRKLKSSENLSRNDMINLTKEISAIRNDMALARTNHQMDVYELLDNAQRKVWMEKQENIGKMKNKMRDRKN; encoded by the coding sequence ATGAGAAACTTAATTCTTGGATTTGTAGTACTTTTTGCGATAACAATTTTTAATCCGCAGATATATTCTCAGAAAAGAGATCATCAGCGACAAAATAATTTCAAAATGGAACTTAAAAAGCAGTTAAATCTTACTGAAGAGCAGGAAAAAAAGATTGAATCATTAAGATTATCCTTTGAAGAAAAAGTTATAAAGTTCAAATCCGCACTTGAACTTAAAGAATTAGAAATGCGTAAACTCAAATCAAGTGAAAATTTATCACGTAATGATATGATAAATCTTACAAAAGAAATTAGCGCCATCAGAAATGATATGGCACTTGCACGAACGAATCATCAAATGGATGTGTATGAGTTACTCGATAACGCACAAAGAAAAGTCTGGATGGAAAAACAGGAAAATATTGGAAAGATGAAAAACAAAATGCGGGATCGCAAAAACTAA
- a CDS encoding SDR family oxidoreductase produces MSKEKSGIWITGASSGIGRAAAIEFAKTGAKVFASGRRSAELERINTELDSNKLNVEVFPCNVASQTNVDQTVKKILVNNKINCLINNAGITSFKLAEENSINEINDIINTNLLGSIYSIKAVLPQMIANKSGTIINILSVVTKKTFTKSSIYSASKWGLLGYSNALREEVRKYNIKVINVIPGATATPIWSKEMRNQFENRMMTSEDIARVLVWAFLQKENLVTEELVLRPIEGDL; encoded by the coding sequence ATGAGTAAAGAAAAATCCGGAATATGGATAACAGGCGCAAGTTCCGGTATTGGCAGGGCTGCAGCAATAGAATTTGCAAAAACAGGTGCAAAAGTCTTTGCATCTGGAAGGCGATCAGCAGAACTTGAACGAATAAATACAGAATTAGACAGCAATAAATTAAATGTTGAAGTTTTTCCCTGCAATGTAGCATCACAAACAAATGTTGATCAAACAGTTAAAAAAATTTTAGTGAATAATAAGATTAATTGTTTAATTAACAATGCGGGTATAACTTCCTTTAAGTTGGCGGAAGAAAATTCTATCAACGAAATTAATGATATCATTAACACAAATCTTTTAGGTTCTATCTACTCTATCAAAGCTGTGCTTCCTCAAATGATTGCCAACAAAAGTGGAACGATAATTAACATCCTTTCTGTTGTAACAAAAAAAACGTTTACAAAAAGCAGTATATACTCGGCATCAAAATGGGGATTGCTTGGTTATTCAAATGCTTTAAGAGAAGAAGTAAGAAAGTATAATATAAAAGTTATTAATGTTATTCCTGGCGCAACCGCTACACCAATCTGGTCAAAAGAAATGCGAAATCAATTTGAGAACCGAATGATGACAAGTGAAGATATTGCTCGAGTTTTAGTTTGGGCATTTCTGCAAAAAGAAAATCTTGTTACTGAAGAACTTGTTTTAAGACCGATTGAAGGTGATTTATAA
- the folE gene encoding GTP cyclohydrolase I FolE, whose protein sequence is MDNNKTQKLIRNLLIEIGEDPNREGLLSTPKRVAEAYEFLTKGYNQDIEEVINDAIFTEKYDEMVLVKNIDFYSMCEHHMLPFFGKVHVAYIPDGKIVGLSKIPRIVEVFARRLQVQERMTQQIADTLEKYLQPIGVAVVSESYHMCMMMRGVEKQNSSATSSAMHGIFKDDARTRSEFLNLIKIKNL, encoded by the coding sequence ATGGACAATAATAAAACTCAAAAGTTGATTAGAAATTTGTTGATTGAAATTGGCGAAGATCCTAATCGTGAAGGTTTATTAAGCACTCCAAAACGTGTTGCTGAAGCTTATGAATTTTTAACAAAAGGCTATAATCAGGATATTGAAGAAGTTATTAATGATGCCATATTTACAGAAAAATATGATGAGATGGTATTAGTTAAGAATATTGATTTTTATAGTATGTGTGAACACCACATGCTTCCTTTTTTTGGGAAAGTTCATGTTGCATACATTCCAGATGGAAAGATTGTTGGATTAAGTAAGATTCCAAGAATTGTTGAAGTGTTTGCACGGAGGCTTCAGGTTCAGGAAAGAATGACTCAGCAAATTGCAGATACTTTAGAAAAATATCTTCAGCCGATTGGTGTTGCTGTTGTTTCTGAATCTTATCATATGTGTATGATGATGCGTGGAGTAGAAAAACAAAATTCATCTGCAACTTCCAGCGCCATGCACGGAATTTTTAAGGATGATGCACGTACAAGATCAGAATTTTTAAATCTCATCAAAATCAAAAACTTATGA
- a CDS encoding 6-carboxytetrahydropterin synthase: MIYLTRRETFAAAHRLFKDGLSDNENLELFGKCSNPNWHGHNYTLEVIVAGNVDPATGFVIDLKKLKEIIHQHVISKVDHKNLNIDTEFMKGLIPTSENIVVAIWNQLKDKIPAGKLYSIKLYETENNYFEYRGE; this comes from the coding sequence ATGATTTATCTAACAAGAAGAGAAACTTTTGCCGCCGCACACAGATTATTTAAAGATGGATTAAGTGATAATGAAAATCTTGAATTATTTGGAAAGTGCAGCAATCCAAATTGGCACGGACATAATTATACTTTAGAAGTTATTGTTGCCGGAAATGTTGATCCGGCAACCGGCTTTGTAATTGACCTTAAAAAACTTAAAGAAATTATTCATCAGCACGTAATTAGTAAAGTTGATCATAAAAATCTTAATATTGATACAGAATTTATGAAAGGATTAATTCCAACTTCTGAAAACATTGTTGTGGCAATCTGGAATCAATTGAAAGATAAAATTCCGGCAGGCAAACTTTATTCCATAAAGCTATACGAAACAGAAAATAATTACTTCGAATATCGAGGAGAATAA
- the bcp gene encoding thioredoxin-dependent thiol peroxidase, whose product MLEIGKKAPDFSLENQDGKKISLKDFTGKKVVLYFYPKDDTSGCTKEACSFSENLPKFSKIDAVILGVSPDSVKSHKKFSEKYKLKIDLLADEDKKVIEKYDVWKEKSMYGRKYMGVERTTFVIDEKGKIKTIFNKVKVDGHDKEVLEALKN is encoded by the coding sequence ATGTTAGAAATTGGTAAAAAAGCACCTGATTTTTCTTTGGAAAATCAAGATGGTAAAAAAATATCTTTAAAAGATTTTACAGGAAAAAAAGTTGTTCTTTATTTTTATCCAAAAGATGATACAAGTGGGTGTACAAAAGAAGCTTGCAGCTTTAGCGAAAACTTGCCAAAATTTTCCAAGATTGATGCTGTAATTCTTGGTGTTAGTCCTGATTCAGTTAAATCACACAAAAAGTTTTCTGAAAAGTACAAACTTAAAATAGATTTGCTTGCCGATGAAGATAAAAAGGTTATTGAAAAATATGACGTTTGGAAAGAAAAAAGTATGTACGGTAGAAAATATATGGGTGTAGAGCGAACGACTTTTGTTATCGATGAAAAAGGAAAAATTAAAACCATTTTTAACAAAGTAAAAGTTGATGGACACGATAAAGAAGTATTAGAGGCTTTGAAAAATTAA
- a CDS encoding peroxiredoxin, translated as MALKVGDKAPDFTLFNQDGEPVSLSSFKGKNVVVLFFPAANTGACTKEMCTFRDELKVYEDLNAQVLGISVDSHFALKMFHEKNNFNFPLLSDFNKKAIKAYDVVLDVFVPGKFDYLNTAKRAAFVVDDAGNIEHIEVLANPGDQPNFEAVKKALA; from the coding sequence ATGGCACTTAAAGTTGGAGATAAAGCACCAGATTTTACGTTATTTAATCAAGATGGGGAACCAGTTTCGTTAAGTTCCTTTAAAGGAAAAAACGTTGTTGTTCTTTTCTTTCCTGCAGCTAACACAGGCGCTTGTACAAAAGAGATGTGTACATTTAGAGATGAATTAAAAGTTTATGAAGATCTAAATGCACAAGTGTTAGGAATTAGTGTCGATTCACATTTTGCATTGAAAATGTTTCATGAAAAAAATAATTTTAACTTTCCATTGTTAAGTGACTTCAATAAAAAAGCTATAAAGGCCTATGATGTGGTACTGGATGTTTTTGTACCGGGTAAATTTGATTACTTAAATACAGCAAAGCGCGCTGCATTTGTGGTTGATGATGCTGGAAACATAGAACACATTGAAGTGCTTGCAAACCCTGGTGATCAACCTAATTTTGAAGCAGTTAAAAAAGCACTTGCATAA
- a CDS encoding phenylalanine 4-monooxygenase, with the protein MNKKQPEEKIVSAYEKAAQEGIDPRCIPQRLESKVPQHDEIVYPDYTIAEQDNWRILYNRQMELLNGRACEEYIEGANILNLSKDRIPALKDLSHIFYDSTGWKVARVPGLIHEQNFFELLRNKIFPSTDYIRTKDELDYTPAPDLFHDIFGHMPLLTNKNFASFYQMFGEASLKAEGINRTYLETLHWFTVEFGLIRKPEGMRIYGAGIVSSLGEVQSALSNKVEVKEFDPENIINQEYDVWHLQPILFAIESFEQLEQGFKEWTKKIGLIN; encoded by the coding sequence ATGAACAAAAAACAACCTGAAGAAAAAATTGTATCTGCATATGAAAAAGCAGCTCAAGAAGGTATTGATCCAAGGTGTATCCCACAGCGGTTAGAAAGCAAGGTTCCTCAACACGATGAAATCGTTTATCCAGATTATACCATAGCAGAACAAGATAATTGGAGAATTCTTTATAATCGTCAAATGGAATTGTTAAACGGAAGAGCTTGTGAAGAATATATTGAAGGAGCAAATATATTAAATCTTTCAAAAGATCGTATCCCAGCTTTAAAAGATTTAAGCCACATTTTTTATGATTCAACGGGCTGGAAAGTTGCCCGCGTTCCAGGATTAATCCACGAACAAAACTTTTTTGAATTGCTCCGTAATAAAATTTTTCCCTCCACTGATTATATCCGAACAAAAGATGAACTTGATTACACACCCGCTCCAGATTTATTCCACGATATTTTTGGGCATATGCCATTGTTAACTAACAAAAATTTTGCTTCCTTTTATCAGATGTTTGGTGAAGCTTCATTAAAAGCAGAAGGTATAAATCGAACATACTTGGAAACATTGCACTGGTTTACAGTTGAATTTGGTCTGATCAGAAAACCAGAGGGAATGAGAATTTATGGAGCTGGAATTGTCTCATCTCTTGGTGAAGTGCAAAGCGCATTATCAAATAAGGTTGAAGTAAAAGAGTTTGATCCTGAAAATATTATTAATCAGGAATATGATGTTTGGCACTTGCAGCCAATTTTATTTGCTATAGAATCTTTTGAACAGCTTGAGCAGGGGTTTAAGGAATGGACAAAAAAAATTGGGTTAATCAATTAA
- a CDS encoding NUDIX hydrolase, whose product MAEINKTEFEFNQSCVIPYRINNGSIELLLITSIKKQRWIFPKGFIEFNLSAFESAKKEAYEEAGVIGENETVELGSFELKKKTRTSYVRIFSMEVTKELKDYPEKNLRKRKWFAVREALDNIENDDIKNFVNKLETKIKPASPNPA is encoded by the coding sequence TTGGCAGAAATAAATAAAACTGAATTCGAGTTTAATCAATCCTGTGTTATTCCTTATAGAATTAACAACGGTAGCATTGAACTGTTATTAATCACTTCGATAAAAAAGCAAAGATGGATATTCCCAAAAGGTTTTATAGAATTCAATCTTTCAGCTTTTGAATCTGCAAAAAAAGAAGCTTATGAAGAAGCAGGTGTTATAGGAGAAAATGAAACTGTTGAACTTGGTTCATTTGAACTAAAGAAGAAAACACGAACTTCTTATGTTAGAATATTTTCAATGGAAGTAACAAAGGAATTAAAAGATTATCCGGAAAAAAATCTACGTAAGCGTAAATGGTTTGCTGTTAGAGAGGCTTTGGATAATATTGAAAATGATGATATTAAAAACTTTGTTAATAAACTTGAAACAAAAATAAAACCAGCTAGTCCAAATCCTGCTTAA
- a CDS encoding regulatory protein RecX, translating into MKIERVVRKDEKNVSVYFEDGQRLILSEDTFYSSGLRKGDEISEDRFSFFVEQNILYYIKQRAISFLARRFHSERELLLKLKTKSYEERLIKIVLKELKEKSFIDDQIFTNHFVEEKLNKKRWGKNKVRAALFNKGVSATIIEEVLQSFDSDLDQNEVASELAKKKYETLKSRESDLRKLKQKIISFLLGRGFDYEVASGAVNKIIKQDLD; encoded by the coding sequence ATGAAAATTGAAAGAGTTGTTAGAAAAGATGAAAAAAATGTTTCAGTTTATTTTGAAGATGGACAACGATTAATTTTATCTGAAGATACATTTTACAGCAGCGGTCTTAGGAAAGGTGATGAAATTTCCGAAGACCGCTTTTCTTTTTTTGTAGAGCAGAATATTCTTTATTACATAAAACAAAGAGCGATATCATTTCTTGCAAGAAGATTCCATTCTGAAAGAGAATTACTTCTTAAATTAAAAACTAAGTCTTATGAAGAAAGATTAATTAAAATTGTTCTAAAAGAATTGAAAGAAAAATCTTTTATTGATGATCAGATTTTTACCAACCATTTTGTAGAAGAAAAACTCAATAAAAAACGATGGGGGAAAAATAAAGTTCGTGCAGCACTTTTTAATAAAGGAGTTTCGGCAACTATTATTGAGGAGGTATTGCAATCGTTTGATTCTGATTTAGATCAAAATGAAGTTGCATCAGAGTTAGCAAAAAAGAAGTATGAAACTTTAAAATCTCGTGAAAGTGATCTGCGAAAACTTAAACAAAAAATCATTTCGTTTTTGTTGGGAAGGGGTTTTGATTATGAAGTTGCTTCAGGAGCAGTGAACAAAATTATTAAGCAGGATTTGGACTAG
- the recA gene encoding recombinase RecA — translation MASEREQKLKIIDDTIAGIEKTYGKGSIMKLGDGIVNDIEAIPTGALSLDIALGIGGIPRGRVTEIYGPESSGKTTLCLHIIAEAQKMGGLAAFIDAEHALDVNYAKRLGVDTANLLISQPDFGEQALEIVDTLVRSNALDIIVIDSVAALVPRSEIEGEMGDATMAVQARLMSQALRKLTGAISKSKTSVVFINQLRSKIGVMFGNPETTTGGNALKFYASVRIDIRRIAAIKDGENVIGNRTKVKIVKSKVAPPFKQTEFDILYNEGISKTGDVIDMATELGIIKKGGAWFTYGEDRIQGREQFRQKLIEFPDMYKKIEIEIKTKLGLPGFKSDAPAEEKTDEKPKGKKK, via the coding sequence ATGGCTTCTGAAAGAGAACAAAAACTAAAAATTATTGATGATACAATTGCCGGCATAGAAAAAACGTACGGCAAAGGTTCAATAATGAAACTTGGGGATGGAATAGTAAATGACATTGAAGCAATTCCAACAGGTGCTTTGTCTTTAGATATAGCACTTGGAATTGGTGGCATTCCGCGAGGAAGAGTCACCGAAATTTATGGTCCGGAATCCAGTGGCAAAACAACATTATGTCTTCATATCATTGCAGAAGCACAAAAGATGGGAGGACTTGCAGCATTCATCGATGCAGAACATGCGCTTGACGTTAATTATGCAAAACGTCTTGGGGTTGATACTGCAAATCTTCTTATCTCGCAACCGGATTTTGGTGAACAAGCTTTAGAAATTGTTGATACTTTAGTACGCAGCAATGCTTTGGATATTATCGTCATAGATTCAGTAGCTGCTCTTGTTCCGCGTTCTGAAATTGAAGGTGAAATGGGAGATGCAACAATGGCGGTTCAGGCAAGATTGATGTCTCAGGCTTTAAGAAAATTAACAGGAGCAATTTCCAAATCAAAAACATCCGTTGTATTTATCAATCAGCTTAGAAGTAAAATTGGAGTTATGTTTGGTAATCCTGAAACAACTACAGGCGGTAACGCACTTAAATTTTATGCTTCAGTTAGAATTGATATCAGGAGAATAGCTGCAATTAAAGATGGTGAGAATGTAATTGGTAACAGAACAAAAGTTAAAATTGTTAAGAGTAAAGTTGCCCCTCCATTCAAGCAAACAGAGTTTGATATTTTGTACAATGAAGGAATCAGCAAAACTGGTGATGTTATCGATATGGCCACTGAACTGGGAATTATTAAAAAAGGCGGAGCGTGGTTTACTTACGGGGAAGACAGAATTCAGGGTAGGGAACAGTTCAGACAGAAACTCATTGAATTTCCTGATATGTATAAAAAAATAGAGATAGAAATAAAAACTAAACTTGGTTTACCGGGATTTAAATCTGATGCTCCTGCTGAAGAAAAAACAGATGAAAAACCTAAAGGTAAAAAGAAATAG
- the thpR gene encoding RNA 2',3'-cyclic phosphodiesterase, with protein sequence MKNRLFISLNLPDGVVEKIISLRDTISVDKNVKWEPINKLHLTLKFIGNVSNEMMGKISDELIFFKEYEMIKCSCIKFGFFYRDRKPNILMAQLVVDDQLQLVIDKINETLNKFNIPTENRKFNPHITLLRIKNELEINFVNKFKKITFKPILFNANSITLYKSILHREGSEYIEIKNYKLKELE encoded by the coding sequence TTGAAGAATAGACTTTTTATTTCACTTAACTTACCGGATGGGGTAGTTGAAAAAATAATAAGTTTGCGTGACACTATTAGTGTTGATAAAAATGTAAAATGGGAACCAATTAACAAACTACATCTAACTTTAAAATTTATTGGCAATGTTTCAAATGAGATGATGGGAAAAATCTCTGACGAATTAATATTCTTTAAAGAATATGAGATGATTAAATGTTCGTGCATCAAATTTGGTTTCTTTTATCGCGATCGCAAACCAAATATTTTAATGGCACAGTTAGTAGTGGATGATCAATTACAACTAGTAATTGATAAGATTAATGAGACTTTGAACAAATTTAATATCCCAACTGAGAACAGAAAATTCAACCCGCATATTACATTGCTAAGAATAAAAAATGAGTTGGAAATTAACTTTGTTAACAAGTTCAAAAAAATTACTTTTAAACCAATACTTTTTAATGCTAATTCAATTACGCTTTATAAAAGTATTCTGCATCGGGAGGGATCTGAGTATATTGAAATCAAAAATTATAAACTTAAAGAATTGGAGTAA
- a CDS encoding competence/damage-inducible protein A, which translates to MKAYLISIGDELLIGQTINTNVAFIGNLIADNNISIIKSTAIGDDIKIIFDELELAASNADLIICTGGLGPTHDDVTRSAFVQYFKTELVQNLDALEDIKSMLKRRGRELKKTHEDQAMVPKVATVIRNENGTAPGYWIEKDNKIFIVMPGVPYEMKAMMSNHIIPKLIEKMGQPTEFIKKVTLQTTGLPESTLAERLGDIEIILKGAQLAFLPNQFGVRLRVTAKSESEEQVNNQLLEIEQKIRNKVGRFIYGRGDENLEEVVGRLLKERDLRIAVAESCTGGGLADRLTNVSGSSSYFERGIVTYSNAAKVELLKVNEDVILEKGAVSAEVALQMAEGIKSTSGTDIGISLTGIMGPTGGVADKPVGTVFIGYCDNKVCTAIRFQFGEDRVLNKSRATQAALEMVRRSLLGIAFEE; encoded by the coding sequence ATGAAAGCTTATTTAATATCAATTGGGGATGAATTATTAATTGGGCAAACGATTAATACAAATGTTGCGTTCATCGGCAATCTTATAGCGGATAATAATATCTCAATAATAAAATCGACTGCTATTGGAGATGATATTAAAATAATTTTTGATGAACTTGAATTGGCAGCTTCAAATGCTGATTTAATAATTTGTACTGGCGGACTTGGTCCAACACACGATGATGTTACGAGAAGTGCATTTGTTCAATATTTTAAAACAGAATTAGTCCAGAATTTAGACGCTCTTGAGGATATTAAAAGTATGCTTAAGCGGCGGGGAAGAGAACTAAAAAAAACGCACGAAGATCAAGCTATGGTTCCTAAGGTTGCTACTGTTATAAGAAATGAAAATGGGACTGCTCCTGGCTATTGGATTGAGAAGGATAATAAAATATTTATTGTAATGCCGGGCGTGCCTTACGAAATGAAGGCGATGATGAGCAATCATATCATTCCAAAACTGATTGAAAAAATGGGACAACCTACCGAATTTATAAAGAAAGTTACACTTCAAACTACTGGATTGCCGGAATCCACTTTAGCTGAGCGTTTAGGAGACATTGAAATTATTTTAAAAGGAGCACAATTAGCTTTTTTGCCGAATCAATTTGGAGTAAGATTAAGGGTAACAGCTAAATCTGAAAGTGAAGAACAAGTAAATAACCAGCTTTTGGAAATAGAGCAAAAAATTAGAAATAAAGTTGGCAGATTTATTTACGGTAGAGGTGATGAAAATTTAGAAGAAGTTGTTGGAAGATTATTGAAAGAACGCGACTTAAGAATCGCAGTTGCAGAATCTTGTACGGGCGGAGGATTAGCCGATCGTCTTACTAATGTTTCTGGAAGCAGCAGCTATTTTGAACGAGGCATTGTTACATATAGTAATGCCGCAAAAGTGGAACTACTTAAAGTGAATGAAGATGTTATACTGGAAAAAGGTGCTGTATCTGCTGAAGTAGCTTTACAAATGGCTGAAGGAATTAAATCAACTAGTGGTACTGATATTGGAATTTCATTAACCGGAATAATGGGACCAACAGGCGGCGTAGCAGATAAACCAGTTGGTACTGTATTTATCGGATACTGTGATAACAAAGTGTGTACTGCTATAAGATTTCAATTTGGTGAAGATCGTGTGCTCAATAAAAGCAGAGCTACTCAAGCCGCACTTGAGATGGTTAGAAGAAGTTTATTAGGAATTGCATTTGAAGAATAG
- a CDS encoding phosphatidylglycerophosphatase A — protein sequence MKQINWFEKLIGSGFYTGYIPIASGTFGSLAAILIYLIPEFENLYVIIPTIIVVFVYGLFVSSKFEKVYGKDPSQCTVDEVVGTWIALIALPKTFLIILTSFLIWRLLDIVKPFPARTSETLKGGLGIMIDDVIAAFYSLIIVQLIVYIFGVY from the coding sequence ATGAAACAAATAAACTGGTTTGAAAAATTAATTGGCTCTGGCTTTTATACGGGCTATATTCCAATTGCTTCAGGTACTTTTGGAAGTTTAGCAGCAATTCTAATTTACCTCATCCCGGAGTTTGAAAATCTTTACGTTATTATTCCAACAATAATTGTTGTTTTTGTTTATGGATTATTTGTTTCATCAAAATTTGAAAAAGTTTATGGTAAAGACCCTTCCCAATGCACTGTAGATGAAGTGGTTGGAACTTGGATTGCACTTATTGCGCTGCCAAAAACATTTTTAATCATTTTAACATCATTTCTAATTTGGCGATTGCTTGATATTGTTAAGCCTTTTCCCGCAAGAACTTCAGAAACCTTAAAAGGTGGATTAGGAATAATGATAGACGATGTAATCGCTGCTTTTTATTCTCTAATAATTGTTCAACTTATTGTTTACATATTCGGAGTCTATTAA
- the pgsA gene encoding CDP-diacylglycerol--glycerol-3-phosphate 3-phosphatidyltransferase: MTLPNQLTILRIILTPIFLYLFLSNDPLLIQISLGVFLIAALTDWYDGWLARKFNYITDWGKFWDPLADKILTSTAFLGFVLVGLLQLWMVVLIILRDLIVTLLRIYAESRGYNFVTSYYAKWKTVLQMVFLYYLLLLYGGLNTIEVYNGNEQLFNQLSSKNLIYIIMLVITIITVHSGITYLLKNKHLIKKLFNETNKLV, encoded by the coding sequence ATGACACTCCCAAATCAACTAACAATTCTCAGAATAATTTTAACTCCGATTTTCCTATATCTATTTTTATCCAATGATCCTTTGCTAATTCAAATCTCACTCGGCGTTTTTTTAATTGCTGCATTAACTGATTGGTATGATGGTTGGCTTGCAAGAAAATTTAATTACATAACAGATTGGGGAAAATTTTGGGATCCGCTCGCGGATAAAATTTTAACTTCAACTGCATTTCTTGGATTTGTTTTGGTTGGGCTACTTCAGTTATGGATGGTTGTACTTATCATACTTCGTGATCTGATAGTTACACTATTAAGAATATATGCTGAAAGCAGGGGGTATAATTTTGTTACAAGTTATTACGCAAAGTGGAAGACTGTTCTTCAAATGGTGTTTTTGTATTATTTACTCCTACTTTATGGCGGGCTTAACACAATTGAAGTCTATAATGGGAATGAGCAGTTATTCAATCAGCTATCCAGCAAAAATTTAATCTATATTATTATGTTAGTGATTACAATAATTACGGTGCATTCAGGTATAACATATCTTTTAAAAAATAAACATCTTATAAAAAAATTATTTAATGAAACAAATAAACTGGTTTGA